A genomic stretch from Verrucomicrobiota bacterium includes:
- a CDS encoding DUF2071 domain-containing protein produces MGCYRGRCALNALIPAVHAVMARRILVNFRVRPEVITESLPDPFRPKLVNGWAMAGICLIRLEDMRPAWMPRLCGVASENAAHRIAVEWTENGRTREGVFIPRRDTNSLLNRVAGGRLFPGIHHPAEFCCAQSGNRFKVELRSRDGKTRVNVVARLADGWPAGSVFESLEEASVFFRNGGCGWSPSRNCALEGVELHTEHWAMDALAVEQVESSFFGDRRRFPPGSVEFDCALLMRCIGHEWRALGRFGKSPRFRSHRHHGPGGVFEMP; encoded by the coding sequence ATGGGCTGCTATCGCGGGAGGTGCGCTTTGAACGCCCTGATCCCCGCCGTTCACGCCGTCATGGCGCGGCGCATTCTCGTCAACTTCCGCGTGCGACCGGAGGTCATCACCGAATCGCTGCCGGACCCATTCCGGCCCAAGCTGGTCAACGGTTGGGCCATGGCAGGCATCTGTCTCATTCGCCTGGAAGACATGCGACCAGCCTGGATGCCGCGTTTGTGTGGTGTGGCATCCGAAAACGCCGCGCACCGCATCGCGGTGGAATGGACGGAGAACGGTCGCACGCGCGAGGGCGTTTTCATCCCGCGGCGCGATACCAATTCGCTGCTCAACCGCGTGGCTGGCGGCCGGTTGTTTCCCGGAATCCATCACCCGGCTGAGTTTTGCTGCGCGCAAAGCGGTAATCGGTTCAAAGTGGAGTTGCGCAGTCGGGACGGCAAGACGCGCGTAAATGTCGTGGCGCGACTGGCGGACGGTTGGCCGGCTGGCTCGGTGTTCGAATCGCTGGAGGAAGCGAGCGTTTTTTTCCGCAATGGCGGTTGCGGCTGGTCGCCATCGAGGAATTGTGCGCTTGAAGGCGTAGAGCTTCACACGGAGCACTGGGCGATGGACGCGCTCGCCGTCGAACAAGTCGAGTCGAGCTTCTTCGGCGATCGTCGTCGGTTTCCGCCGGGGTCGGTCGAGTTTGATTGCGCATTGTTGATGCGCTGCATCGGACACGAGTGGCGGGCGTTGGGCCGATTCGGAAAATCGCCGCGCTTCCGGTCGCACAGGCATCACGGGCCAGGCGGCGTCTTCGAAATGCCATGA
- a CDS encoding TIGR01777 family protein, producing the protein MNTARIILAGGSGFLGGVLAKHFHASGQEAVVLTRTPKSGASVAREVAWDGDTLGGWTRELEGAEAVINLAGRSVNCRYHARNRREILESRIHSTRVLGEAIAQCAKPPRVWLNFSTATIHRHTYGPAWDEAGEIGGTPEAKDEFSVEVATAWERVFAEAKTPSTRKLALRSAMVLANARNSVFPVLRRLARFGLGGKMGSGKQFVSWIHETDFCRAVEWLIDHDDFIGLVNLASPNPVPNHEMMRTLREICGVPFGLPATLWMLEVGAFFLRTETELIIKSRRVVPGRLLASGFEFCYPQLREAFEDLIAERDRDNRA; encoded by the coding sequence ATGAATACCGCGCGTATCATTCTCGCAGGTGGATCGGGTTTTCTGGGCGGTGTATTGGCGAAACACTTTCATGCCTCCGGACAGGAAGCAGTGGTTCTGACGCGCACGCCGAAATCCGGCGCAAGTGTTGCGCGCGAGGTCGCATGGGACGGGGACACGCTCGGCGGATGGACGCGCGAACTGGAGGGCGCGGAGGCGGTGATCAATCTCGCCGGGCGTTCGGTGAACTGCCGCTACCACGCCCGCAATCGCCGTGAGATTCTCGAATCACGCATCCACTCAACACGCGTTCTGGGCGAGGCCATCGCTCAATGCGCCAAGCCACCGCGCGTCTGGCTCAATTTCAGTACGGCGACAATTCACAGGCACACGTACGGTCCAGCTTGGGATGAAGCAGGCGAGATCGGTGGTACGCCGGAAGCCAAGGATGAATTTTCCGTCGAAGTCGCGACCGCATGGGAACGTGTTTTTGCCGAAGCGAAAACACCCTCTACCCGCAAGCTCGCGCTCCGGAGTGCCATGGTGCTGGCGAACGCAAGGAACAGCGTCTTTCCGGTGCTGCGGCGGCTCGCGCGATTTGGGTTGGGAGGAAAAATGGGGAGTGGCAAGCAATTCGTTTCGTGGATTCATGAAACTGATTTCTGTCGTGCCGTCGAATGGCTGATCGACCATGACGATTTCATCGGACTGGTGAATTTGGCGTCGCCCAATCCAGTGCCGAACCACGAAATGATGCGAACCCTACGTGAAATTTGCGGCGTGCCGTTCGGATTGCCAGCGACGCTCTGGATGCTTGAGGTCGGCGCATTCTTTCTGCGAACGGAAACGGAGTTGATCATCAAGAGCCGGCGCGTCGTGCCGGGACGGTTGTTGGCCTCGGGCTTTGAGTTTTGTTATCCGCAGTT